aatccTGTAGTAGATATGGTGTGCCAAATGTTCACAGTATTTATTcttgaaaagaaaacagaagGATGTGTGATGACATTAGATACAATTGTTTCTCTGGAGCTGCGCATGATGCAAAGCAAATGTAATTAACTGGCACTATTTCAGAAAATTTACTTTGAGAAGTGTTTTTCAGAAGCTGCTTTGGTAGAATGTTGTTTGCATGACAGAAACAAATATACTATACATAACAAATGCAATTATATGAAAATGCTGTTATTAACTACCCTTTCCATCGAAATCATGGGCATTACGTTACTCCATAGTCAACTATAACATGCAATCcttcaaaatacatttgcttCATAAGTAATATTTCCATTTTTCTTTCTGGTAGCTTTGAAAGACAACAGCTATTTCTATGCAGGACAGTTTGAGCATAGTACATGGAGGACCATCTCCACATGTCTTCACCCCTGTAGCGTTAGGTACAGACAACATGTATGCTGTAACTGAGGATATAACAGAACCTGATATAAAATGTCAGCCGTCAGAGGTAGGAAAGTGTAGCATATGTAGACAATTGGATAGTGAAGGAAAGtacaagggttttttttgtttgttttttaagccttgtttttaaacaacaaaaagacaCATTGCACTTTCCTATTCATGAATCAGTCAATTGCTGCATTTCATTTCCATACAGCTTAGCTTCCGAGATGTACTTAGCTgataaaaactgtttttataggcttttatttttaaactgtatgTATCTGGGAATATAATACACTGGAAATGAAATGCAGTAATTGACTTTTGATTGATAGTTAAGTTCaatgtatgtttttgttgtttgcgTCTGTATGAAATTTGCATCTGCGCCCCAAAATATTTGTGTTTAAGCTGTTGGCTGGTCAAGGAGCACCCCTATggccttttttaaacaaaacacttaatgTTTCAAAGTACATTATTTGAAGAATTGCTTAAACTTGAAAAAAGGTTTTCATGAAATCATGTGTAGACTCTCATTCTTGCCTAGCTTCTCAGAATGCATCTCATTATTTGGCTTCTTCAGTTTCATTCCTTTTTTTAGTGGATGTttgcatgtatttaaaacaagtaGGCTGGTTGTCTGaaaaacatcacattttaaaataaaaatgctttgggGCAAGACATGATCAACTGGTATGTACTTCAGCGAACAAGAACACCGTTTGAaaggtatgctttttacaaaaaaTCTAATATTACAAAGAACAGTACACACCTAAAGTTGATGCTCCATAGTTACAAAAAAGTTAGTCGACTCATTCCATTCCTAAACTCAGCCAGGCAAAGCGCAGACTCAGCCTTTTAAATCCACAGCCTAGATTTATATTCATTTTCTTTAGAATATTAAATATGTTCTTAGTTAAGTTTAATAAAAGGGTTCTATGTTATTATGTAGCATGCAGATATGTATTCAATTGAAAACCAAACCAAGCTGAATCTACTTTGTCCCTATATTCTTCTGAAGAAATATCACTTATTATATGTTGTGACTAGCACCAAGCTGCATATTTATACTAATTCATACAGTATCACATTCCCGCTACCCCCCTCTGGGCtacttaattaaataattaatgtattgAAGAAAGCCTgtggtttgttttatatatttaaaaaaaaatctaagttaTTATTGAAGAGAATATTTAATATGCTAtgaaaacaaacattacattgggttatgtaaatcttttttttaagtatCTGCTGTATCCCTAATTCAGTACATTcattattcaaatattttgcaCATGTTGCAAGAAGCACTCTGTTCTCTCAGTGTAATGGATTCTGTGAAGGCCCACCCTGAAACCTTTAAACCTATTTTCTGTCAATCGACAGAGAAGCTGACTGCTGATGTGCTTGAGGAGTTATTCAAAGAGCAGCGATCTGACTGTGGGAGTAACAAGTTTGAGAGAGAAAATGAAGCAGTATGTCATTGGATGGATTATCTCTTGGATGTAgagtaagttttatttttaatgcaatttCAATAAGATGTTGTGTATCACATAGAACTAGCATCTCAATATAGTAGTATACATTTAAGAAGTTGTTGCTTATATGCAATTTACAACAATCGTGAACGGGTTGGGAAATGTCACTCTTAGCAGGTGTATGTCAACAAACAACTGTATAATGAATAAAatgcttgtgttttattattattattattattattattgattgccTGACATATAgaaaaattaattatttattattattattattattatttatttctgagcagacgcccttatccagggcgacttacaattgttacaagatgtcacattatacattatttcacattatacagatatcacattatttttacatacaattacccatttatacagtagggtttttactggagcaatctaggtaaagtaccttgctcaagggtacaacagcagtgtcccccactggggattgaacccacaaccctccggtcaagagtccagagccctaaccactactccacactgctgcccttacgcCAATGTTACATTTTCAGGccgggggggctcccgagtggcgcatccagtaaaggcgctcctcgcaggatgtgccctatagcctggagatcgctggttcgaatccaggctatgtcacagctgaccgtgaccgagtgttcctagggggcggcgcacaattggctgagcgctgcccgggtagggagggcttaggtcggcaggggaatccacggctcaccgcgcatcagcgacccctgtggccgatagggcgcctgtggctctgcagcggagccgccagatctgtgttgtccttcggcactataggtctagtagcattgctgtggatctgcagtgcgaaaaatgacggcttggaaggagcacgtttcggaggacgcgtgtttcagcctccgtttcctgagtcggcgggggggttgcgagcggtgagccggggatacagataataattgggcatgctactaaattggggtgaaaaccggggtaaaaataattggcgacgactaaatttaaaaaaaaaaaaaaaaacattttcaggccaatgttacattttcagtactttgtttaaaaatacaaaactaatatGAAGTTCCATGCAGTTAGTTACAGTACTTCTATATAAACGTTTATATGTAGTTAATTGGACTTGCTCATAAAACGGATATTATAATAACTTTATataaggattaaaaaaaatatgaagcaTCAGTTAAATCTGTAGAGCGTAAACCAGTTTGTGTATACATATTTCGAAATAATCTGTGACAAGTCTTTTagcttaatatttttaaatatattaataacattattCTGCCATTGACATACAGTGCTTTCTGCCCTTCAAAATGGAGACCCAACAGCAGTGACATAATGTGAAAAAACCTCAATAGCAGTTACAAAAATGATTTCtctattttatgtgttttttttttttttatcgtgggGATTTGTGGAGTTACCCAGGAGGACATCCTTGTCTTTGCCACAGGAAGTGACAGTGTACCAGCATTGGGCTTCAACCCTGCTCCAACCGTTGAATTGTTGCATGATGGTTCACGGTTTCCGCTTGCAAACACATGTTCCAACATATTAAGGGTACCATGCAGGCATTCATACGAGTCCTTCAGGGATGACATGGCCTTTGGAATTAAAAATTCCCCAGGCTTTGGATGGACATAAAACATTCCTTTGCTTACCTTACCTGTAGTGAAAGGGCACAAGTACGTTCGATCCTAAGAACAATGTTATGCATGCCCAAGTGCTACTAGAATTTGTAAGTTTGCCATTTTTGTTATCTATAATTCTTTGTACACTTAAATTTAACAAGTGAGTCACCTTTGGTTAAGAATTCTTACCTGTAGTTGCAgacatttagcagatgccttttatCCACAGCGACTTAAGCGATTTATCAAGCACTAcagttcattttactataaaaacattacaatgtaataGTTCAATCTTAGTCAATATTAACATTTATTCAGTGCTGAAATGTTGCAAGCCTTTAAATAAAAGGCGTAGtgggtaaaggcactctgcctgGAGTGCAAGGTGCACCAAGATAGGCCAGTGAGAGACTTGTCTCCATTCTTGCCTACACCATTGCCAGATTTGGCCTGGATTTCCCCAGAGTGCAGCTCACAATTGGTTAAGTTCCACCAGGGTTGGGAGGGGTCAGCCGGGATTTCTTTGGCCTCTCAGGAGCCTGCAGGTTTGTGGCATCAGCATTCCCTTAGCTGTATATCAACTCCTCCGAACGAAATGAAAGCTGCGGGCTGCGGGATGCGGGCTCCAGACCGGCAGAGTGGAAAATACTGCTTTCTCTCCTGGGGTTGTGGGGGAAGTTGTGTGATCCTCCAAGTTGACTAGAAATTGGCCTTTACAaactgggttttaaaaaaaaaaaggggaaaaattattatttttattataaaactatTGTTATATTCATGTTAACACTTGCAGATGTGATCAGAGGAGAACCCTTGCTAAAACCTGAATGCACTGTATAATGCATGTTTGAAACATTCAGCTTTTTCAGGATATTGACAATGAAAAGGAGCAGTTGTGGTACGTAAAGGTCTTAAAACCTACATTTAGGCATTTCTGTTGTTTGCTACACATAATGCTTCTAAATAAAGATCAAGTCCAAAACAGCTGCTTGTCCTCAAACGGTCAATGTTGACTTGAAGGAGAGGAACCAGCATGTCCTGCAGTGAAACTGGGGACTCTGGTACTTCAACTGTGCTCTCTGATTCACGGCAAGCTCCAGGTCTTTCCCAATCAATTCTGTAGTTATCAAAATCCATATGGGTAAAACAGGGAGAcaatcaatttaaaatgtaaattagacATATAATGTAACCTTTATTTGTATCACTGAAGAAAAGAAAGTACCATATCAGAGTTTCAGAGGAAATGGGATTTTTGCTGCTGTAGTTTGACAGTAGCCCCTGAATCCATAGCTGTTGTGTGGATTTCATGTGCTCTGAGTATAGAGGATGTCGGTCCCACCCCCGGCAAAACATATCAAGGTGCATGTTCAGTCTTGGAATTATCACGTGTTGAGAACAAATCATGTGAATTTCATCATCTGGGTCAAGTGCCTGTATTGCCTGCAAATACTGTAAGGCAACATAATAATTGCTAGTAACTGTGTACCACACATCGCGCCATAGCCTCTCAATGCACTGGTTGTGCACACTTCGACGTGTGATATGGCTTCCTCTGTCTACaaaaaattagaaataaaaacagtttaaaatgtgtgttttaacgttggcaaaaaatatatatacagtgccttgcgaaagtattcggcccccttgaactttgcgaccttttgccacatttcaggcttcaaacataaagatatgaaactgtaattttttgtgaagaatcaacaacaagtgggacacaatcatgaagtggaacgaaatttattggatatttcaaacttttttaacaaataaaaaactgaaaaattgggcgtgcaaaattattcagcccctttactttcagtgcagcaaactctctccagaagttcagtgaggatctctgaatgatccaatgttgacctaaatgactaatgatgataaatagaatccacctgtgtgtaatcaagtctccgtataaatgcacctgcactgtgatagtctcagaggtccgtttaaagcgcagagagcatcatgaagaacaaggaacacaccaggcaggtccgagatactgttgtggagaagcttaaagccggatttggatacaaaaagatttcccaagctttaaacatcccaaggagcactgtgcaagcgataatattgaaatggaaggagtatcagaccactgcaaatctaccaagacctggccgtccctctaaacttttagctcatacaaggagaagactgatcagagatgcagccaagaggcccatgatcactctggatgaactgcagagatctacagctgaggtgggagactctgtccataggacaacaatcagtcgtatactgcacaaatctggcctttatggaagagtggcaagaagaaagccatttcttaaagatatccataaaaagtgtcgtttacagtttgccacaagccacctgggagacacaccaaacatgtggaagaaggtgctctggtcagatgaaaccaaaatcgaactttttggcaacaatgcaaaacgttatgtttggcgtaaaagcaacacagctcatcaccctgaacacaccatccccactgtcaaacatggtggtggcagcatcatggtttgggcctgcttttcttcagcagggacagggaagatggttaaaattgatgggaagatggatggagccaaatacaggaccattctggaagaaaacctgatggagtctgcaaaagacctgagactgggacggagatttgtcttccaacaagacaatgatccaaaacataaagcaaaatctacaatggaatggttcacaaataaacatatccaggtgttagaatggccaagtcaaagtccagacctgaatccaatcgagaatctgtggaaagaactgaaaactgctgttcacaaatgctctccatccaacctcactgagctcgagctgttttgcaaggaggaatgggcaaaaatttcagtctctcgatgtgcaaaactgatagagacataccccaagcgacttacatctgtaatcgcagcaaaaggtggcgctacaaagtattaacttaagggggctgaataattttgcacgcccaatttttcagttttttatttgttaaaaaagtttgaaatatccaataaatttcgttccacttcatgattgtgtcccacttgttgttgattcttcacaaaaaattacagtttcatatctttatgtttgaagcctgaaatgtggcaaaaggtcgcaaagttcaagggggccgaatactttcgcaaggcactgtatatatttacatatgtaGGATTCTAAATTCTGCCTGAGTATacaattattttgtcatttattttaattatgaagTACTATTGTATTATTAAATACAAGACACTAAACCATATGTAAATTCAATTAATTTAACTGAATCAATGCACTTTATTTTTCCGTTACTGTTCTGTAATGATTTAcccaacaaaataaaattaaacttaTGAGGGAAAAGCACCTGGTCCATGACGAGGATGCTCCAACATAAATCGAGCCACTTCAATGTTTTCAAGGCCTTTGTCACTTCGGACTCGTGATGGTAAGCCAAACTGATGTACAGCTCTAACAAAACTTTCAAAAACTGTTGAAGCTCTGTTGTTGCTGGCTTTCAGGTACACTATTTTTCTACTGTAGCCATCAATGCCGCCATGAATGACTATCCATCTATAGGCAAAATAAGATACAATGTTAACACAGAACAAGATATTTGCTTCTTTGTACAGTAGTTCCTACTTTGCCTGtgtttcctgtttttaaaatgtgctattattattattattattattattattattattattattattattattatacacttctTATCACGCTTTTATCCACATTTACAATTATTAGGAAATCGGTACAATTGGATGAAGGGAGTGGAAGAATACTACTCTTTTCTAACtgtgccatgggatctttaatgGCCACAGAGAGTCAGGGCATCAgtttaacatctcatccaaaaCACtggaagatattattattattatcatttaacaCAAACTATCACAATACATTTTACTAATAGTAATATCTTGTTCTACAGTGAATGCAATGTTGAACTTCATTGAAATACAAGGTGATGCTGTGATTTACTACACACTATTAGTAATATACATTGCCTTAtgcttgtaaatacatttttaatgtattggtACTTTGTGTTCAAATTTAAAGTATGGTTTGTATTTGTGTACTTACTGAATTAACTTATGATTCCCATATGTCAGAGTGACAAAGGAGAAGCAACACTGTAGGCTTTTCGTTGGACAACGTTCATGCCAAGTCCTCGCAAAGGTGTCCCAATTGGATCGACAGTCCTCATAGTTTCTCTCATTCTGCATTGCTGTACcctattaaaaaatacatcaataaataaacagtataGTGTTGGTGGAGGCCTCATCCCGCAGTGCGTCAAACCATGCTATTTTACTTCTATTAAATATTTCCATACTTGGAAAGTATGTTTTTGACAGTACAGACCCAATGTTCCATTGAACACATTTTAAGTGTaatttaggattattattatgattattattatgattattattaagattattgttgttgttgcagacatttagcagacacctttttcCAAGGTTTATCAAGCAGCAAAATACAATCTACtataaaacattacaatgtaacaACTTCACTGTAATAAATTTAGCCACAGACAACAGTGAACATTAAAAAGTACagagtaaatacatacataaaataaagcaTGAAGAAATATGAAAGCAGATTACAGAAGTGTGGGAAAATATCTTTATGTCTACGTACACATACCTAATGGAAAACAATCAGATTTGTAAAAACATATGTCCTTTTGGGCCTGCATAATGTGTGCTAATTGTAGTAAAAATGTGTTTAGAAAAAATTATGTGctacatatactgtacttacaGTAGGTTACTATGTGACTTGAGTATTGTTTGTCAGGTGTCCACTGTAAAGAAGATTTAAACGTCAATGTTGCGTCATGGATAAATTAGGTTTTTATAAGCATAATTAAAAGAAATATCTTACCTGACTCCCACACTCTTTAGAAAGCCATTCACCTTCTTGTAACCCGAATCAGGATATTATGTAATGAAGTCAGTGACCAGATGTCAAAGATCTTCATCAGATATGTCACTGTAGGTTTCCTTAACAGACAGTCCATAGTGTGTCATTCTCCTCCTGATGGTTCTCACACTTACAGGCAACAAATGTGATATTTCAGGAATGGTGAAGtcacatttgtttaaattatgttcatatagtttttgtttattattattattattattattattattattattattattattattattattattattattgtctcaatcctaaatttctaggtgatgcaaaatagtTGGCCATAGCTGCTGAAAAATACAGGTTCGTGTCAAATGGGATTAGTTCAAGAAGTTGTCTTTTAGTAAACAGGCAGAGAGATTGGGCTGTGATTTCAATAATCTGAAAGGTTCTTCACTTGTCATAATAACCCGTGCTTAAAATAGAACTGGATAAAAGCAATCACTTGGTAATAATTCTTAAATCTGGGGAATTATTTCCCAGAGGAAGACTTAGTGCCTGTCAAAAAGACAGACTCGTCTCTCTGATGTGAAGAGTGCATAAACATCACAATAAGTTATCCGCAGAAGTACAAAGCAAGACCAATTTACTTCATGTCTGTGAGGTCTAACATTTCATATTAACTTCTACTGAAGTCTGAAGTGCTGCATAAATTATCAATAAAGACATTTTACATAGCAATCTgcagaataagaaaataatagaATAGAGGTCAGACTTATTTGGTACTGAATTTCATTGTCTCTATGCTCTAAGTATGGAGGATtcttgcttattaaaaaaaaaaaaacttttcagtcTTCATATGTCATACATATGACACaaattcttatgaaaaaaaaaaaaacaaaacttttgccCAGATATATCAAGGTTTTATACCAAAGTGTAATTAGCCTTGTTTTgttgtgaaagaaaaaaatatattaatgtcAAAAAACATAATGATGAAGGC
The Acipenser ruthenus chromosome 3, fAciRut3.2 maternal haplotype, whole genome shotgun sequence genome window above contains:
- the LOC131731670 gene encoding uncharacterized protein LOC131731670; the encoded protein is MQNERNYEDCRSNWDTFARTWHERCPTKSLQCCFSFVTLTYGNHKLIQWIVIHGGIDGYSRKIVYLKASNNRASTVFESFVRAVHQFGLPSRVRSDKGLENIEVARFMLEHPRHGPDRGSHITRRSVHNQCIERLWRDVWYTVTSNYYVALQYLQAIQALDPDDEIHMICSQHVIIPRLNMHLDMFCRGWDRHPLYSEHMKSTQQLWIQGLLSNYSSKNPISSETLICTFNLIDLYTYALHGMREYVDFLGHQTSTGRKNSLIGPPKSTAPSKTPASSVNFTSTLLLVEKFGLCMALTALEANDFLLIDSNSQRMWDIYHTWYLPREGSGTSLHGRRQGLEQEVHHSRRLYGIHVLQCQ